A single region of the Neisseriaceae bacterium genome encodes:
- the pnp gene encoding polyribonucleotide nucleotidyltransferase, with protein sequence MFNKVTKSFQYGQHTVTLETGEIARQASGSVKISMGDTVVLVTVVADKDIKEGQDFFPLTVDYFERSYAVGKIPGGFFKREGKQSEKEILTSRLIDRPIRPLFPPAFYHDIQIVATVLSCDPEIDSDIPAILGASAALTLSGVPFAGPIGAARIGYLDGEYILNPTHSQLKNSDLDLVVAGTKKAVLMVESEANELSEEIMLGSVIYGHEQMQKAIQAITEFANEVNPVLWSWQEPEPNLELIRKVKEIAEDEIKQAFKIKEKQDRTVKLNEIWQKIQATLINEDLDVLQQNEVKSIFKKIESEVVRGQILAGEPRIDGRDTRTVRPINIQTNILPRTHGSALFTRGETQAIVVTTLGTQKDEQLIDSLNGEYSDRFMLHYNFPPYSTGEVGRMSAPKRREIGHGRLAKRALIAVLPKQEDFNYTIRVVSEITESNGSSSMASVCGGCLSMLSAGIPLKRHVAGIAMGLILEGNKFAVLTDILGDEDHLGDMDFKVAGSSKGITALQMDIKIQGITKEIMQIALQQAKEGRMHILNLMQNAISGEQNLSEYAPRLYSMQINTDKIKDVIGKGGETIRGIIKDTNTEINISDDGIIVIAASTQEEADAAKARIEELTTEVEVNQIYDGTVLKLLDNNIGAIVSILPGKDGLVHVSQIAHERVKNVSDYLKVNEKVTVKVLDMDDRGRIKLSIKALLPKPEENNSHNNSDKETNNNI encoded by the coding sequence ATGTTTAATAAAGTAACGAAATCATTTCAATATGGGCAACATACCGTAACATTAGAGACAGGTGAAATAGCCAGACAAGCTTCTGGCAGTGTAAAAATCTCAATGGGGGATACTGTTGTTCTGGTAACAGTGGTAGCAGATAAAGATATTAAAGAAGGACAAGATTTTTTCCCTCTGACTGTGGATTATTTTGAAAGATCGTATGCTGTAGGAAAAATACCAGGTGGTTTCTTCAAGCGTGAAGGCAAACAAAGTGAAAAAGAGATTTTAACCAGCCGTTTAATTGACCGCCCTATTCGTCCACTGTTTCCTCCTGCTTTTTATCATGATATTCAGATTGTTGCTACGGTTCTTTCGTGTGATCCAGAAATAGACTCAGATATCCCCGCTATTTTGGGTGCTTCTGCAGCTTTAACTTTATCTGGAGTACCTTTTGCAGGTCCGATTGGTGCTGCTCGTATAGGCTATTTAGATGGAGAATACATTTTAAATCCTACCCATTCTCAACTAAAGAATTCAGATTTAGACTTAGTTGTTGCTGGCACCAAAAAAGCTGTACTTATGGTTGAGTCTGAAGCGAATGAATTATCAGAAGAAATTATGCTTGGTTCAGTTATATATGGGCATGAACAAATGCAAAAAGCTATTCAGGCTATTACAGAATTTGCCAATGAGGTTAATCCAGTTCTTTGGAGTTGGCAAGAACCAGAACCAAATCTCGAGCTAATTCGCAAAGTTAAAGAAATCGCTGAAGATGAGATTAAACAAGCATTCAAAATAAAAGAAAAACAAGATCGTACAGTAAAATTAAATGAGATATGGCAAAAAATACAGGCCACTTTAATTAATGAAGATTTAGATGTACTACAACAAAATGAGGTTAAATCAATTTTTAAAAAAATTGAGTCTGAAGTTGTAAGAGGACAAATTTTAGCGGGAGAACCTCGTATTGATGGTAGAGACACTAGAACGGTGAGACCGATAAATATTCAAACTAACATTTTACCAAGAACTCATGGTTCTGCTTTATTTACTAGAGGTGAAACACAAGCGATTGTAGTAACAACTTTGGGTACTCAAAAAGATGAGCAACTTATTGATTCCTTAAATGGTGAATATTCGGATAGGTTTATGTTACATTATAACTTCCCCCCTTATTCTACCGGAGAAGTGGGTAGAATGAGTGCACCAAAAAGACGTGAAATAGGACATGGTCGTTTAGCCAAAAGAGCATTAATAGCAGTATTACCAAAGCAAGAAGATTTTAATTATACTATTCGCGTGGTCTCTGAAATAACTGAATCAAATGGATCTAGCTCTATGGCATCCGTTTGTGGTGGTTGCCTATCAATGCTTTCCGCAGGTATTCCACTTAAAAGACATGTAGCTGGTATTGCAATGGGACTAATATTGGAGGGAAATAAGTTTGCCGTTCTTACTGATATTTTGGGTGATGAAGATCATTTAGGAGACATGGATTTTAAAGTTGCAGGAAGTTCTAAGGGTATTACTGCATTGCAGATGGATATAAAAATTCAAGGTATTACTAAAGAAATCATGCAGATTGCTTTACAACAAGCTAAAGAAGGACGTATGCATATTTTGAACCTAATGCAAAATGCCATTAGTGGAGAACAAAATTTATCTGAATATGCCCCACGATTATATAGCATGCAGATCAATACAGATAAAATCAAAGATGTCATTGGCAAAGGTGGTGAAACAATTAGAGGAATCATCAAAGATACTAATACAGAAATCAATATTTCTGATGATGGGATTATTGTCATTGCTGCTAGCACACAAGAAGAAGCTGATGCAGCTAAAGCTCGTATTGAAGAGTTGACCACAGAAGTTGAGGTTAACCAAATTTATGATGGCACAGTACTCAAATTGTTAGATAACAATATTGGTGCAATTGTATCCATTTTACCTGGTAAGGATGGCTTAGTTCATGTCAGCCAAATAGCTCACGAACGTGTAAAAAATGTGAGTGATTATTTAAAAGTCAATGAAAAAGTTACAGTCAAAGTTTTAGACATGGATGATAGAGGTAGGATTAAACTATCTATTAAAGCTCTTTTACCTAAACCAGAAGAAAATAATAGTCATAACAATTCAGATAAAGAAACAAATAATAATATTTAA
- the truB gene encoding tRNA pseudouridine(55) synthase TruB translates to MNVINGVFLLNKACNISSNNALQQVKRLFGAQKAGHTGTLDPLATGLLPICFGEATKFAQYLIDADKTYLTTLKFGEATTTGDKEGEIILTSNVIFTKKDLLHHSKKFIGQIQQTPPMFSALKHKGIPLYQYARKGISIERKSRVIEIFSIDIIHFNFPYATLKVRCSKGTYIRTLAQDLAKSLGSFAYLDSLSRILTQNFNIQNAYNFDNIKNYSQSELQSLILPTDTLVTQFDKINLNIQQEKQIKNGLLVQYPINYEIMTNLSLYSIQNEFIGLGVYIPQLKSIKALRLMNTSHR, encoded by the coding sequence ATGAATGTAATTAACGGTGTTTTTTTACTTAATAAAGCATGTAATATTTCTAGTAATAATGCATTACAACAGGTTAAAAGGCTGTTTGGTGCTCAAAAAGCGGGTCACACCGGTACATTAGATCCTTTAGCTACTGGTTTGTTACCTATCTGCTTTGGAGAAGCAACTAAGTTTGCTCAATATCTCATCGATGCAGATAAAACTTATTTAACAACCTTGAAGTTTGGAGAAGCAACTACTACAGGGGATAAGGAAGGTGAAATTATCCTGACATCCAATGTTATTTTTACAAAAAAAGATCTATTACATCATTCTAAAAAATTTATAGGGCAGATACAACAAACACCTCCTATGTTTTCCGCACTCAAACATAAAGGAATTCCTCTATACCAATATGCAAGAAAAGGTATAAGTATTGAGAGAAAAAGTAGAGTAATAGAAATATTTTCCATAGATATTATTCATTTTAACTTCCCCTACGCCACATTAAAAGTTCGTTGTAGTAAAGGTACTTATATTCGCACACTTGCTCAAGATCTAGCCAAGTCCCTTGGTTCATTTGCCTATTTAGATAGTTTATCAAGAATTCTAACCCAGAATTTTAATATTCAGAATGCCTATAATTTTGACAATATTAAGAATTATTCACAATCAGAACTCCAATCTTTAATCCTACCAACTGACACCTTAGTAACCCAGTTTGATAAAATCAACTTAAACATACAACAAGAAAAACAAATAAAAAACGGTCTGTTAGTGCAATATCCAATAAATTATGAGATAATGACCAACCTATCTTTGTATTCCATACAAAATGAGTTCATTGGATTGGGTGTATACATTCCCCAACTCAAATCGATTAAAGCACTCAGGTTGATGAATACATCACATAGGTAA
- the leuB gene encoding 3-isopropylmalate dehydrogenase → MTHQLLIIPGDGIGSEIIAEAVKIIDLIIKEGANIRYEYGLLGGKAYEKYGHPYPKETQQQSQNADAILLGAVGHPKYDKLERPLRPERGLLAIRKDLNLFANLRPAILHSELVNASTLKKEYVDNLDILIVRELTGDIYFGKPRGIHINNNGEEEGINTMCYNAKEIRRIAHVAFQAAQKRNKKLCSIDKANVLETTELWRKIFTEIRQQYPEVELSHMYVDNAAMQLVREPKQFDVIATGNIFGDILSDLASMLTGSIGMLPSASLNETGKGLYEPAHGSAPDIAGENKANPLATILSLAMLFRYSLNDEKTASRIEKAIDTVLVKGYRTIDIMESGKKQVSCSEMGDAVAQAMQEI, encoded by the coding sequence ATGACTCATCAATTATTAATTATTCCTGGTGATGGTATTGGGTCTGAGATTATAGCTGAGGCTGTAAAAATTATAGATTTAATTATCAAAGAAGGAGCCAATATTCGATATGAATATGGCCTGTTAGGTGGAAAGGCTTATGAAAAATATGGTCATCCTTACCCCAAAGAAACACAACAACAAAGTCAGAATGCAGATGCAATATTACTTGGTGCCGTTGGCCATCCTAAATATGATAAATTAGAACGTCCTTTGCGACCAGAAAGAGGTCTATTAGCCATTCGCAAGGATCTGAATTTATTTGCCAATCTTCGTCCTGCAATTTTACATTCAGAACTAGTTAATGCTTCCACCTTAAAGAAAGAATATGTAGATAACTTAGATATATTAATTGTACGAGAATTGACAGGTGATATCTATTTCGGTAAGCCTCGTGGTATCCATATTAATAATAATGGAGAAGAAGAAGGCATTAATACCATGTGCTATAATGCTAAAGAAATTAGACGTATTGCTCATGTTGCTTTTCAAGCTGCCCAGAAAAGAAATAAAAAGTTATGTTCTATTGATAAAGCCAATGTGCTGGAAACCACTGAATTGTGGCGAAAAATTTTTACTGAGATTCGACAACAATATCCCGAAGTTGAGTTAAGTCACATGTACGTTGATAATGCTGCAATGCAATTAGTTAGAGAGCCCAAACAATTTGATGTCATTGCTACTGGAAATATTTTTGGTGACATTTTATCTGACCTAGCATCCATGTTAACAGGTTCAATTGGAATGCTTCCCTCTGCCTCACTTAATGAAACAGGCAAAGGACTCTATGAACCGGCTCATGGTTCTGCACCAGATATTGCAGGTGAAAATAAAGCCAACCCTCTCGCTACTATTCTTTCACTGGCCATGTTATTTCGATACAGTCTCAATGATGAAAAAACGGCCAGCCGAATTGAAAAAGCAATCGATACTGTTCTTGTGAAAGGCTATCGAACTATTGATATTATGGAGTCTGGTAAAAAACAAGTTTCGTGTAGCGAGATGGGTGATGCTGTCGCTCAAGCAATGCAAGAAATATAA
- a CDS encoding M48 family metalloprotease, whose protein sequence is MKKIKKSLLILMVSGTLLTSGCSGIDPYTTAQLGLSAIGVMSVTDQDIIAMSSDACEQLDRKNVVLPNSAPETIRIRRIVRMLDQSLVDQPVNFKVYRSKSFNAFALPNGCIRIHSAQLDKFTDEELAAVIGHEMGHIVLKHAKNRFKTMNMLYIGLQAGRLSSKSSIMNSTAFQDIIMGLTNGQYSQRQELEADEYAIYMLQRHNLNPYAIVTMLEKVQKLYGSGSPSGSLAYFSSHPNNQTRINTAITHISKGKSRFSTKKNENANMNNLNKN, encoded by the coding sequence ATGAAAAAGATAAAAAAATCTCTTTTAATTCTGATGGTTTCCGGTACTTTACTTACATCAGGTTGTTCTGGTATTGATCCTTATACTACAGCTCAATTAGGTCTTTCTGCTATCGGTGTTATGTCCGTAACGGATCAGGACATCATTGCTATGAGTAGTGATGCTTGTGAGCAACTGGATAGGAAGAATGTTGTTTTGCCTAATTCTGCTCCTGAAACTATTAGAATCCGTAGAATTGTAAGGATGTTAGATCAAAGTTTGGTGGATCAACCAGTCAATTTTAAAGTTTATCGATCCAAAAGTTTTAATGCTTTTGCACTTCCTAATGGTTGTATTCGTATTCATTCTGCTCAGTTAGATAAATTTACAGATGAAGAATTAGCTGCTGTGATAGGCCATGAAATGGGACATATAGTGTTAAAACATGCTAAAAATCGATTTAAGACGATGAATATGTTATATATTGGTTTACAAGCAGGTCGTTTATCTTCAAAATCAAGTATTATGAACTCGACAGCTTTTCAAGATATTATTATGGGGTTAACTAATGGGCAATACTCCCAACGACAGGAGCTAGAAGCAGATGAATATGCAATATATATGTTGCAACGTCATAACCTTAATCCCTATGCGATAGTAACAATGTTAGAAAAAGTCCAAAAGCTTTATGGTAGTGGATCACCTTCTGGATCATTAGCATATTTTTCATCTCATCCTAATAATCAAACAAGAATAAATACTGCCATTACTCATATTAGTAAGGGGAAATCTAGATTTTCGACAAAAAAAAATGAAAATGCTAATATGAACAATCTTAATAAAAATTAG
- a CDS encoding family 16 glycosylhydrolase, translating into MKIITKIIPSLITLLLLSCNVSSNKQVELYQEENSNRYELVWSDEFDYTGSPDPEKWDFEEGFVRNEEPQWYQKQNAYVDGTCLVITAKKQIKHNPNYDPLSLDWTKNRKQANYTSASLTTAKRFDFKYGKIDIRAKIDTNGNSWPAFWLLGSRNLYQSPPVPFPVLGEIDVLEYYQNSIYANLFWQGKKGLNKSVQKYRIDRFTPPIDWSRYHIWTLIHTHDSIEIVLDYTYVLNKINISDIKNYYAKNNPFRENFYFILNLALKDKNKKITYPNNNEDAIFKVDYVRVYKQIK; encoded by the coding sequence ATGAAAATTATCACAAAAATTATCCCAAGCTTAATCACGTTACTATTGCTTTCCTGTAATGTTAGTAGTAACAAACAGGTTGAATTGTATCAAGAAGAAAATTCCAACCGTTACGAATTGGTTTGGTCGGATGAGTTTGATTATACGGGCAGCCCTGATCCCGAAAAATGGGATTTTGAGGAAGGTTTCGTCCGCAACGAGGAACCGCAATGGTATCAAAAACAAAACGCGTACGTTGATGGTACCTGCCTTGTCATTACTGCAAAAAAACAAATAAAGCACAACCCTAATTATGATCCTCTAAGTTTGGATTGGACAAAAAATAGAAAACAAGCAAACTATACTTCTGCCAGTTTAACCACCGCTAAAAGGTTTGATTTTAAATATGGAAAAATAGACATAAGAGCTAAGATTGACACTAATGGTAATAGTTGGCCTGCTTTCTGGTTACTTGGCTCTCGTAATTTATACCAATCACCACCTGTTCCTTTCCCTGTTTTAGGTGAAATAGATGTTTTAGAATATTATCAAAATAGTATCTATGCAAATTTATTTTGGCAAGGTAAAAAGGGGCTCAATAAATCTGTACAAAAATACAGAATAGATAGGTTTACTCCACCGATTGACTGGTCTCGATATCACATTTGGACATTGATTCACACCCATGATAGTATCGAAATTGTGCTAGATTATACTTACGTACTTAATAAAATTAATATTTCTGATATTAAGAATTATTATGCTAAAAATAATCCCTTTAGAGAAAATTTTTATTTCATTCTAAATTTGGCTCTTAAGGATAAAAATAAAAAAATAACTTATCCTAATAACAATGAAGATGCCATATTTAAAGTTGATTATGTAAGAGTTTATAAACAAATCAAATAA
- the rpsO gene encoding 30S ribosomal protein S15, with translation MALTTEQKQDIIKQFQRKEGDTGSSEVQIALLTFRINDLTEHFKINKKDHHSRRGLLKMVSKRRRLLNYIRETDANLYRDIITKLGLRR, from the coding sequence ATGGCTTTAACAACAGAACAAAAACAGGATATCATTAAACAATTTCAAAGAAAAGAAGGCGATACTGGATCTAGTGAAGTACAAATTGCCTTGCTAACGTTCCGTATCAATGATTTGACAGAACATTTTAAAATCAATAAAAAAGATCATCATAGTCGTAGAGGCTTACTAAAGATGGTAAGTAAGCGCAGACGTCTGTTAAATTATATTAGAGAAACTGACGCAAATCTTTACCGCGATATAATCACAAAATTAGGCTTGCGTAGATAA
- the pheA gene encoding prephenate dehydratase, whose product MSEKIQKELQLYREKIDHIDLRLLELINERASMAQKIGEIKGTAAVYNPEREAKVLNRLREKNIGPLSDESVIRLFREIMSECLALEKPLSVAYLGPQGTFTQQATIRQFGHAAKTIACQSIDEAFHLVEIRQADYLVVPIENSTEGGVGRTLDLLVSTPLLVHGEVTLRIHHQLLSKANQLKDVKKILAHPQALAQCHEWLNKNLNLVPKIPVSSNAEGAKIAQDDPSIASIGSIIAAEIYQLNVLGFNIENEANNSTRFLALGHQTTQSTGNDKTSLIISAPNQPGAVHYLLEPFSQHKISMSKLESRPSRGGLWEYIFFIDIEGHIQDKNVQLALDELKKRASFVKWIGSYPVSPL is encoded by the coding sequence ATGTCTGAAAAAATACAAAAAGAATTACAACTTTATAGGGAAAAAATTGACCATATCGACTTACGGTTACTTGAACTCATAAACGAAAGGGCTTCAATGGCTCAAAAAATTGGTGAAATCAAAGGAACCGCAGCGGTTTACAATCCAGAAAGAGAAGCAAAGGTTCTGAATCGTTTGAGAGAAAAAAATATAGGTCCACTATCTGATGAATCTGTTATTCGTTTATTCAGAGAGATAATGAGTGAATGCCTAGCTTTAGAAAAACCACTAAGTGTTGCTTATTTAGGCCCACAGGGAACATTTACACAACAAGCTACTATAAGGCAATTTGGACATGCGGCCAAAACAATCGCCTGTCAATCAATTGATGAGGCATTCCATCTGGTAGAAATAAGACAAGCAGATTATTTGGTTGTCCCCATAGAAAATTCAACAGAAGGTGGAGTAGGAAGAACTTTAGATTTACTAGTTTCAACACCTTTATTAGTGCATGGTGAGGTTACTTTAAGAATACATCACCAATTATTGTCCAAAGCCAATCAGCTAAAAGATGTTAAGAAAATTTTGGCGCACCCTCAAGCGTTAGCCCAATGCCATGAATGGCTAAATAAGAATTTGAACCTCGTTCCCAAAATACCTGTTAGTAGTAATGCTGAGGGTGCAAAAATAGCTCAAGATGATCCGAGTATTGCATCTATTGGCTCAATAATTGCTGCAGAAATTTATCAATTAAATGTTTTAGGGTTCAATATTGAAAATGAAGCGAATAATAGTACCCGATTTTTAGCACTAGGTCATCAAACAACACAATCAACAGGCAATGATAAAACATCTTTAATTATATCTGCGCCCAACCAACCTGGCGCAGTTCACTATTTATTGGAACCTTTTTCACAACATAAAATTTCTATGTCCAAATTAGAAAGCAGACCTTCTAGAGGAGGCTTATGGGAATATATATTTTTTATAGATATAGAGGGACATATCCAAGATAAAAATGTTCAATTGGCATTAGATGAATTAAAAAAACGAGCTTCATTTGTTAAATGGATAGGTTCTTACCCCGTTTCCCCATTGTAA
- a CDS encoding class II glutamine amidotransferase, whose amino-acid sequence MCQLLGMNCNTPTDIVFSFQGFRKRGGLTDTHNDGFGIAFFEEKGVRLFHDDHACSTSPIAELIKDYPIRSMNVISHIRKATQGKSSLVNTHPFTREIWGEYWVFAHNGQIKDFEHKHGHYFNPVGDSDSEQIFCYFLEILKHKFGNKKPTREQIFDLLSDLTNQIRKNSLVNYLISNGDWMLAYCDSLLFYKIRQSPFGEAKLLDEDLNIDFSRVTTPNDKVAVIATLPLTINEEWQQLARNELVMFQDGDIVLRKKPEPPYYYSIEDGIKLAKLFSAG is encoded by the coding sequence ATGTGTCAATTATTGGGAATGAATTGCAATACACCCACTGATATTGTATTTTCTTTTCAAGGATTTAGAAAAAGAGGTGGGCTAACTGATACACATAACGATGGTTTTGGTATTGCCTTTTTCGAAGAAAAAGGTGTGCGTTTATTCCATGATGACCACGCTTGCTCAACTTCACCTATCGCTGAGCTAATAAAAGACTATCCTATTCGATCTATGAATGTTATTTCACACATCAGGAAAGCTACTCAAGGGAAAAGTTCTTTAGTCAATACACATCCCTTTACAAGAGAAATATGGGGAGAGTACTGGGTGTTTGCTCATAATGGACAAATCAAAGATTTTGAACATAAGCATGGACATTATTTTAATCCTGTAGGAGATTCTGACTCAGAGCAAATTTTCTGCTATTTTCTGGAAATATTAAAACATAAGTTTGGAAATAAAAAACCCACTAGAGAACAAATTTTTGATCTCCTATCTGATTTAACTAATCAAATCAGGAAAAACAGCCTAGTTAATTATCTAATTTCTAATGGGGATTGGATGCTCGCCTATTGTGATAGCTTATTATTTTATAAAATTCGTCAATCTCCTTTTGGAGAAGCTAAACTCCTAGATGAAGATCTCAATATAGATTTTTCTAGAGTAACCACACCAAATGACAAAGTAGCAGTCATTGCTACTTTGCCATTAACCATTAATGAGGAGTGGCAACAATTGGCTAGAAATGAATTGGTTATGTTCCAAGATGGTGATATTGTATTACGTAAAAAACCGGAGCCACCCTACTACTACAGTATTGAAGACGGCATAAAACTAGCAAAGTTATTCTCTGCTGGATAA
- a CDS encoding octaprenyl diphosphate synthase — translation MCETIDYFQYENQQDLNKVNKIIQKQVLSDVVLINQIGNYIITSGGKRLRPITVILAGKVLNSSNDILYQQAAMIEFIHTSTLLHDDVVDESDLRRGKKTANRVFGNAAAVLVGDFLYTRAFQLMVSANNMKIMEVMSAATNVIATGEVMQLINIGNTTITQDQYLQVIEKKTAKLFEAAAQIGGILGNANPNEEKSLSTFGKYMGLIFQIVDDILDYSGTIETIGKNVGDDLSEGKPTLPLIYLLHHGSSNVKKSVIHALENANSSSFEEIHYYITNSSALEYCYEEAEKLAKLAQKSLESLPQNRYTDTLSKLVKDSVKRAS, via the coding sequence ATGTGCGAAACTATTGATTACTTCCAATATGAGAATCAACAAGATCTCAATAAAGTAAATAAAATTATTCAAAAACAGGTATTATCTGATGTTGTTCTAATTAATCAAATTGGAAATTATATTATTACATCAGGTGGTAAACGTTTAAGACCAATTACGGTTATTTTAGCAGGTAAAGTTTTAAATTCTAGTAATGATATACTCTATCAACAAGCCGCCATGATAGAATTTATCCATACTTCCACTTTACTACATGATGATGTGGTAGATGAAAGTGATTTACGACGCGGAAAGAAAACTGCTAATAGAGTATTTGGTAATGCAGCAGCAGTTTTGGTAGGAGATTTTTTATACACCCGTGCCTTTCAGCTTATGGTATCTGCTAATAATATGAAGATAATGGAAGTAATGTCAGCAGCAACCAATGTTATTGCAACTGGTGAAGTCATGCAATTAATCAATATTGGTAATACTACTATTACGCAGGATCAATACTTACAAGTCATCGAAAAAAAGACAGCCAAGCTTTTTGAAGCAGCTGCTCAAATTGGAGGAATTTTAGGAAATGCCAATCCTAATGAAGAAAAATCCTTAAGCACTTTTGGTAAGTATATGGGGTTGATATTTCAAATTGTAGATGATATTCTGGACTACTCTGGAACTATTGAAACTATCGGTAAAAATGTGGGAGATGATTTGTCTGAAGGCAAACCAACACTGCCCCTAATTTATTTATTACATCATGGTAGTAGTAACGTGAAAAAATCAGTTATTCATGCATTAGAAAATGCAAACAGCTCTAGTTTTGAAGAAATTCATTATTATATTACTAATTCCTCTGCTTTAGAGTATTGTTATGAAGAGGCCGAAAAATTAGCCAAGTTAGCACAAAAGTCATTAGAGTCTCTTCCACAGAACAGATATACTGATACTTTATCCAAACTCGTAAAAGATTCTGTCAAACGAGCTAGTTAA